The Candidatus Methylacidiphilales bacterium genome has a window encoding:
- a CDS encoding response regulator transcription factor, with amino-acid sequence MIDSDKKLVLVADSDPHIIQFIKMNLEQGGFHVATAENGHDAINKTRELLPDCVILDVIMPDMDEFEVLFLIRKESYVPVIILTAKSAENDKIKGLSMGADDYITKPFNPRELVMRTKAIIRRAELPPMLNGSNIHVDNHLTIDFKNREAIVEGKPIKLSPTEWRLLYYLVQNAGRVISNEQLLSWVWGWEYRDDTKKLNLYIKYLRNKLEIDPYNPRYILTERGTGYRFVDFHKILEEKQDDKIDQNQFQIC; translated from the coding sequence ATGATAGATAGTGACAAAAAACTTGTTTTAGTTGCTGACAGTGATCCTCATATTATTCAGTTTATAAAGATGAATCTTGAACAAGGGGGATTTCATGTGGCAACTGCTGAAAATGGGCATGATGCTATAAATAAAACAAGAGAATTGTTACCTGACTGTGTTATTCTTGATGTTATTATGCCTGATATGGATGAATTTGAGGTTTTATTTTTGATCAGGAAGGAAAGCTATGTTCCTGTTATCATTCTTACGGCTAAAAGCGCTGAGAATGATAAGATTAAAGGATTATCAATGGGCGCTGATGATTATATAACCAAACCTTTTAATCCTCGTGAGCTCGTGATGCGCACTAAAGCTATAATTAGAAGAGCAGAATTACCACCTATGTTGAATGGATCAAACATTCATGTGGATAATCACCTTACTATTGATTTCAAGAACCGTGAGGCTATTGTAGAAGGCAAGCCAATTAAGTTAAGTCCAACAGAATGGAGACTGTTATACTATTTAGTGCAAAATGCAGGTAGGGTAATATCAAATGAACAATTATTGAGCTGGGTGTGGGGATGGGAATATCGTGATGATACTAAAAAGCTAAATTTGTACATAAAATATTTACGCAATAAGTTAGAAATAGATCCTTATAATCCAAGGTATATTCTAACAGAAAGGGGCACCGGATATCGTTTCGTAGATTTCCATAAGATATTAGAAGAAAAGCAAGATGACAAAATCGATCAAAATCAATTTCAAATTTGTTGA